One genomic region from Leptospira tipperaryensis encodes:
- the recF gene encoding DNA replication/repair protein RecF (All proteins in this family for which functions are known are DNA-binding proteins that assist the filamentation of RecA onto DNA for the initiation of recombination or recombinational repair.), which yields MFLKHLTLQNFRSHEELSLDFHSRLIFFVGDNGEGKTNLLEAICMLSWLKSFRESEDGNLIRWGAENYFLRGRIQENQKESILEIGYTTKPTVKRKLKFNQEEIKKRTDLIGKFITVLLTPMDLKIIEGGPAERRKFIDAFISSFDPFYLDSLLEYNKILKHRNALLKTGNSDSSQLSIWEKRLVEKGTILLNKRREIVLELNSFYQTNLDKLSGGRDGLTLIYKPDVKDEQEFFDKLNRNLGRDLRLGYTSAGIHRDDLFIGADSRDITEFGSQGQKRSTVIALKAATFNYYKNILNTTPVLLIDDVIRELDVKRREYFVDLVVNAGQAFFTTTDLEGIQDYVGKLEDQKQIFIIKDGAVRSVE from the coding sequence ATGTTTTTAAAACATCTTACACTTCAAAACTTTAGAAGTCACGAAGAACTGAGCCTGGATTTTCATTCCAGGCTTATTTTTTTTGTGGGCGATAACGGAGAAGGAAAAACAAATCTTCTCGAAGCAATTTGTATGTTGTCGTGGTTAAAAAGTTTTCGCGAGTCGGAAGACGGAAATTTAATCCGTTGGGGCGCCGAGAATTATTTTCTCCGAGGTAGAATCCAAGAAAATCAAAAAGAATCCATTTTAGAAATCGGATATACTACAAAACCGACTGTAAAAAGAAAATTAAAATTCAATCAGGAAGAAATCAAAAAGAGAACGGATCTGATCGGAAAATTTATAACGGTTCTTTTAACTCCGATGGATTTGAAAATTATAGAAGGCGGCCCAGCGGAAAGAAGAAAGTTTATAGACGCTTTCATTTCTTCCTTTGATCCGTTTTATTTGGATTCTTTATTGGAATATAATAAAATTCTAAAACATAGAAACGCTCTTTTAAAAACGGGAAATTCGGATTCTTCTCAACTTTCCATTTGGGAAAAGAGACTCGTGGAAAAAGGAACGATCCTCTTAAATAAAAGAAGAGAAATCGTTTTAGAATTGAATTCATTCTATCAGACAAACTTGGATAAGTTGAGCGGTGGAAGAGACGGACTTACGTTGATCTACAAACCGGACGTCAAAGACGAACAAGAATTTTTTGATAAACTGAATCGCAACTTGGGTCGGGATTTGAGACTCGGTTATACTTCTGCCGGAATTCATCGCGACGATCTTTTTATCGGGGCTGATTCCCGTGATATTACGGAATTCGGTTCTCAAGGCCAAAAAAGAAGTACGGTAATCGCTTTAAAAGCCGCCACTTTCAACTATTATAAGAATATTCTCAATACAACCCCTGTCTTACTGATAGACGACGTGATCCGCGAATTGGATGTAAAACGAAGGGAATACTTTGTGGACTTAGTGGTTAACGCCGGTCAGGCTTTTTTTACGACGACCGATCTGGAAGGAATTCAGGATTATGTCGGTAAGCTCGAAGATCAAAAGCAGATCTTTATCATCAAAGACGGAGCCGTTCGTTCAGTAGAATGA
- a CDS encoding DUF721 domain-containing protein, whose amino-acid sequence MRDDLISSKKIETDEFKSVLNQLGITEESLQEKISLNTLKNRWKEIVGPVFASHSEVSSIQFGKLRIIVSHNAYKQELLFLQNRILRQASLFLGKGVVRSLEISIGKLTNSVSSKQPETKEKKGLEGKEDLIAILEKETDPEVKKRYLEILQYL is encoded by the coding sequence ATGAGAGACGATCTAATTTCATCGAAAAAGATTGAAACCGACGAGTTCAAATCCGTTCTCAATCAATTGGGAATTACGGAAGAAAGTCTTCAGGAAAAAATTTCCCTAAACACGCTCAAAAATCGTTGGAAAGAAATAGTCGGACCAGTCTTTGCCTCTCATTCCGAAGTTAGTTCGATTCAGTTCGGCAAATTAAGAATTATCGTTTCCCACAATGCCTACAAACAAGAATTGCTTTTTCTTCAAAACCGAATCCTAAGACAAGCTTCTCTCTTTCTCGGAAAAGGTGTTGTTCGTTCCTTGGAAATTTCAATCGGTAAACTAACGAATTCCGTCTCTTCTAAACAACCGGAAACAAAGGAAAAAAAAGGATTAGAAGGCAAAGAGGATTTAATTGCCATACTTGAGAAAGAAACCGATCCGGAAGTTAAAAAACGTTATCTCGAGATTCTTCAATATCTTTGA
- the gyrB gene encoding DNA topoisomerase (ATP-hydrolyzing) subunit B yields the protein MSQEEASYSAGQIKILEGLEAVRKRPGMYIGTQDDTGLHKMVYEVVDNSVDEAMAGHCTEIKISILPDNIIEVRDNGRGIPVDIHPDKKISTIEVVMTILHAGGKFENDAYKVSGGLHGVGVSVVNALSEWLVVEVFQKGRIYTQKYEKGIPVSPVEAKGESSERGTIVRFKPDASIFTTVDFQFDVLSARFRELAFLNKGLILTIEDRRRGNEGENLLKNEFQFSGGIVSFVEHINENKHPMHKVIHFERNKEDVIAEISIQYSETYTESIFCFTNNINNNLGGTHLEGFRAALTRTLNDFLKKDTVLAKKHPTGLSGEDVKEGLTAVISVKIPQPQFNSQTKEKLVNAEIKGIMQTLTSEGLTLFFEENPNITKRILEKCILSAKAREAARKARDLTRRKTVLEGGGLPGKLADCSEKDPAHSEIYLVEGDSAGGSAKQGRDRNTQAILPLKGKILNVEKARLDKILASEEIRILVSALGTGIGEDEFNIDKIRYHKIMIMTDADIDGSHIRTLLLTFFFRYMRPVIERGYLYVAQPPLYLIKHGKNSTYAYSDKEKDELLKTVGTDKVVIQRYKGLGEMNPEQLWETTMDPSNRVVLKVKLDDFVEAEETFNVLMGDEVHPRKMFIEVNAAKVANLDL from the coding sequence ATGAGCCAAGAAGAAGCAAGCTACAGCGCCGGTCAGATTAAGATTTTAGAGGGTCTGGAAGCTGTTAGAAAACGTCCGGGGATGTACATTGGAACTCAGGATGATACGGGGCTTCATAAAATGGTCTACGAAGTTGTTGATAACTCCGTGGACGAGGCGATGGCCGGTCATTGTACAGAAATCAAAATCAGCATTCTTCCCGATAACATAATCGAAGTAAGAGACAATGGCCGAGGGATTCCCGTCGATATTCACCCGGATAAGAAAATTTCAACCATCGAAGTCGTTATGACCATTCTCCACGCCGGTGGTAAGTTTGAAAACGACGCCTACAAGGTTTCCGGCGGGCTCCACGGGGTTGGGGTTTCGGTCGTGAACGCACTTTCTGAATGGCTCGTCGTAGAGGTTTTTCAAAAAGGTAGAATTTATACTCAAAAATATGAAAAGGGGATTCCCGTTTCTCCGGTAGAAGCAAAGGGAGAATCTTCTGAAAGAGGAACGATTGTCCGTTTTAAGCCGGATGCCTCCATCTTTACCACGGTCGATTTCCAATTCGACGTCCTTTCCGCTCGATTTAGAGAATTAGCTTTTTTGAATAAAGGTTTGATTCTTACAATTGAAGATCGGAGACGAGGAAACGAAGGTGAGAATCTTTTAAAGAATGAATTTCAGTTTTCAGGCGGTATCGTTTCTTTCGTAGAACATATCAACGAAAACAAACATCCGATGCACAAAGTGATTCACTTTGAAAGAAATAAAGAGGATGTAATCGCCGAAATTTCGATCCAATACTCCGAAACATATACGGAAAGTATTTTCTGTTTTACGAATAACATCAACAATAACTTGGGTGGAACTCACCTCGAAGGTTTTCGCGCGGCGCTCACGAGAACTCTCAACGATTTTCTTAAAAAAGATACCGTGCTCGCGAAAAAACATCCAACCGGCTTATCGGGTGAAGATGTGAAGGAAGGTTTGACTGCTGTTATCTCTGTAAAAATTCCACAACCTCAGTTTAACTCTCAGACAAAAGAAAAATTGGTAAATGCGGAAATCAAAGGGATCATGCAAACCTTAACTTCGGAAGGTCTTACTCTTTTCTTTGAAGAGAATCCTAATATTACAAAAAGAATATTAGAAAAATGTATTCTTTCCGCGAAAGCAAGAGAAGCAGCTCGAAAAGCAAGAGATCTTACGAGAAGAAAGACGGTTTTGGAAGGCGGGGGTTTGCCGGGAAAACTGGCGGACTGTTCTGAAAAAGATCCGGCTCATTCGGAAATCTATCTCGTCGAGGGAGATTCCGCGGGCGGTTCTGCAAAACAAGGAAGAGATAGAAACACACAAGCGATCCTTCCTTTGAAAGGAAAAATTTTAAACGTGGAAAAAGCGAGACTTGATAAAATTCTCGCGAGTGAAGAGATTCGAATCTTAGTTTCTGCGCTAGGGACCGGAATCGGCGAAGATGAGTTTAATATCGATAAGATTCGTTATCATAAGATTATGATTATGACGGACGCAGATATCGACGGTTCTCATATTCGCACACTCCTTCTTACATTCTTCTTTCGTTATATGAGGCCCGTGATCGAAAGAGGATATCTCTACGTCGCACAACCGCCTCTTTATTTAATCAAACACGGTAAAAATTCTACTTATGCTTACTCTGATAAAGAAAAAGACGAACTATTGAAAACGGTCGGCACGGACAAAGTTGTAATTCAACGATACAAAGGTTTGGGAGAGATGAATCCCGAACAACTTTGGGAAACCACGATGGATCCTTCCAATCGAGTGGTTTTGAAAGTAAAGTTAGACGACTTCGTGGAAGCGGAAGAAACGTTTAACGTCCTTATGGGCGATGAAGTTCACCCAAGAAAAATGTTTATCGAAGTAAACGCCGCAAAGGTAGCAAACTTGGATCTTTGA